Proteins encoded together in one Cicer arietinum cultivar CDC Frontier isolate Library 1 chromosome 4, Cicar.CDCFrontier_v2.0, whole genome shotgun sequence window:
- the LOC101513480 gene encoding probable adenylate kinase 1, chloroplastic, which yields MAAVTRLTNRASFLSSSLARRYLSSDLNSHAPPYNSTPFRLVPPREEDHKNSHVRWVFLGCPGVGKGTYASRLSSLLSVPHIATGDLVREELASSGPLSSQLSEIVKQGQLVPDEIIINLLSKRLDSGEAKGKLGFILDGFPRTIKQAEILEGVADIDLVINLRLREDVLLEKCLGRRICNQCGGNFNVASIDIKAKNGSPAVVMAPLLPPTNCMSKLITRSDDTESVVKERLRIYNETSRPVEEFYRSRGKLLEFNLPGGIPESWPKLLHALNLDDYEDKHSAAA from the exons ATGGCGGCCGTCACCCGCCTTACGAACCGCGCGTCCTTCCTCTCTTCTTCCCTCGCGAGAAGATATCTATCTTCCGACCTCAACTCCCACGCGCCGCCGTACAACTCTACGCCATTCCGCCTTGTTCCTCCGCGCGAAGAAGATCATAAGAACAGCCACGTGCGGTGGGTCTTCCTCGGTTGTCCTGGCGTCGGGAAAGGTACCTACGCTAGCCGCCTATCTAGTCTCCTTTCTGTTCCTCACATCGCCACCGGTGATCTCGTTCGCGAAGAGCTCGCTTCCTCTGGCCCCCTTTCTTCTCAg CTATCAGAAATTGTAAAACAAGGTCAATTGGTGCCAGatgaaattattataaatttattgtcaaaGAGACTTGATTCTGGGGAAGCTAAAGGAAAACTGGGATTTATTCTCGATGGTTTTCCTCGAACAATAAAGCAAGCA GAAATATTGGAAGGGGTGGCTGACATTGACTTGGTTATAAATCTGAGGCTTCGAGAAGATGTACTGCTTGAGAAATGCCTAGGTAGGAGGATTTGCAATCAGTGTGGTGGAAATTTTAATGTTGCTTCCATTGACATCAAGGCTAAGAATGGGAGCCCTGCAGTTGTCATGGCTCCACTTCTTCCTCCAACGAATTGTATGTCAAAGCTCATTACTCGATCAGATGATACTGAATCAGTTGTCAAAGAAAGGCTTCGAATATACAATGAAACG AGTCGACCTGTGGAGGAGTTTTACCGTAGTAGAGGAAAATTATTGGAGTTTAACCTGCCTGGAGGAATCCCAGAATCTTGGCCAAAGTTGCTACATGCTCTCAATCTTGATGATTATGAGGATAAGCACTCTGCTGCAGCTTAA
- the LOC101513787 gene encoding DNA topoisomerase 6 subunit A yields the protein MADNKKRRRTEPTDETLPFKNKLKPDSAILEILTQLKNACSSSSGTKTLTLEDLSLPFTCREVADLSLSSVQTNIESLILKIAHSILSGNGFAFDVPSRSSANQLYVPELDRIVLKEKSSLRPFANISTVRKSAITARIVQLIHQLCLKGIHVTKRDLFYTDVKLFQDQIQSDAVLDDVSCMLGCTRSSLNVVAAEKGVVVGRLIFSDNGDMIDCTKMGMGGKAIPPNIDRVGDMSSDALFILLVEKDAAYMRLAEDRFYNRFPCIIVTAKGQPDVSTRLFLRKMKTELKLPVLALVDSDPYGLKILSVYGCGSKNMSYDSAHLTTPDIKWLGVRPSDLDKYKIPEQCRLPMTEQDIKTGKDLLEEDFVKKNPGWVEELTLMVKTKQKAEIQALSTFGFQYLSEVYLPLKLQQQDWL from the exons ATGGCAGACAACAAAAAACGCCGCCGAACAGAGCCAACCGACGAAACACTCCCCTTCAAAAACAAACTGAAACCAGATTCAGCAATCCTCGAAATCCTAACACAATTGAAAAACGCATGCTCATCTTCCTCAGGAACCAAAACCCTAACACTCGAAGACCTCTCTCTCCCTTTCACATGCCGCGAAGTCGCAGACCTCTCCCTCTCCTCCGTTCAAACTAACATCGAATCCCTTATCTTGAAGATCGCTCACTCTATCCTCTCCGGCAACGGATTCGCCTTCGATGTTCCCTCTCGCTCCTCCGCTAATCAGCTTTATGTTCCTGAACTTGACCGTATCGTTCTTAAGGAGAAATCTTCTCTTCGTCCTTTTGCTAATATCTCTACTGTTCGTAAATCTGCTATTACTGCTCGTATTGTACAGCTCATCCATCAGCTTTGCCTCAAAGGGATACATGTCACCAAGCGTGATCTCTTCTACACAGATGTTAAGCTCTTTCAAGATCAg ATCCAATCTGATGCAGTTCTGGATGATGTATCGTGCATGCTGGGCTGCACACGTTCAAGCCTCAATGTTGTTGCAGCGGAGAAAGGGGTGGTTGTGGGAAGGTTGATTTTCAGTGACAATGGAGATATGATTGATTGCACCAAAATGGGTATGGGTGGAAAGGCAATTCCGCCGAATATAGATAGAGTTGGGGATATGTCGAGTGATGCTCTGTTCATTCTCTTGGTGGAGAAGGATGCTGCTTATATGAGGTTGGCTGAAGATAGGTTCTACAACCGATTTCCGTGTATAATTGTGACGGCAAAGGGGCAACCCGATGTTTCCACGAGGCTGTTCTTGAGGAAGATGAAGACTGAGTTGAAGCTTCCAGTGTTGGCTCTTGTGGATAGTGATCCTTATGGATTAAAGATTTTATCGGTTTATGGCTGTGGGTCGAAGAATATGTCCTACGACAGTGCTCACTTGACCACCCCTGATATAAAATGGCTAGGGGTTAGGCCTAGTGATTTGGACAAGTACAAGATACCCGAACAGTGTAGGTTGCCTATGACTGAGCAGGATATTAAGACTGGGAAGGACTTGTTGGAGGAGGATTTTGTCAAGAAGAATCCTGGTTGGGTTGAGGAATTGACATTGATGGTTAAAACTAAGCAGAAGGCTGAAATACAGGCTTTGAGCACCTTTGGTTTTCAATATCTTTCTGAAGTTTATTTGCCATTGAAATTGCAGCAGCAGGATTGGCTGTGA